TGGCGAGGTTCGTCGTGCTACCCTCGTTGCCGGTCAGCCCCGCGTGACTCATTATGTCCTAAGAAATTGTAAAAGTAAGCAATAAACActtacaataatgtattatttttgtaaatatgaaaCGTCTTAATGATTTTGTacacaatatttaaacaaagataacaggattaaatatatatggcCATCCCTTTCTCATCTATAAGGGTTAGAGTGAAAAGCGCAGAATACTCAAATAGATCATTAGTTTAGTAGGCGTTGAACAATTTTATAGACGTTTTCTTAATTTGAATaacattgtattttatgtacagaGAGATCCAATTACTTTGAATATCTGCATGGCAGCTACTTCCTCGGCCTCGTTGAGCTTAGTGAGGCTGTGCGGCAAGCTGCGGGCCCAGCACCAATACGCTGCCGGGAAGCCCTTGTAGCACTCGCCCTGCGTTTCTGCCGATATGTCCAACCGGACTCGTTCGAGGCGATGCTTGCTCAACCtgtttagaatattaaaaatgagaCGGTAAGTTTAGAGCAGGGGTACATCGACTGTTTCAGCGATTTTTTTCTACGGGGAAACCGGTcagaaaaatattagtaaaatacatatttttaaatctctttATAATCGAACAGAATATCGTGTGCAAAACGAATACAGAGCGGatctcaaaattaaattaaattagaaacttgtatatacaagtttatataaaacgtaGCCTGGACCTGCGCAGCGTGTTCCGGAGGAAGCCGCCGGCGGACAGGTCCTGCGGGCGGCGCAGCAGCGCGCTGTCGACGAgcgcgcggcgcgcggcgcgcaGCGCGGCGGCGAGGCGCGCGCGctcggcggcgggcgcggcgcggcgcggcgcctCCTCCGCCAGCCCGCCGCCCAGCAGCGGGCTGTACGCCGCCATCAGCCACGCCGCCTCCGCCTTCTGCGCGCACTCCAGCACTATGCACCTGTGCGGGCCGGGCGCGCCATTAGCACCGCTACACTTATATTCATGTTCGGGATCATCGACGTTTACGAATAGAGGCTATTTGCTATATATCGACGCGAGAGCTATCACTATAcggattatatttcttaaacacCTACGATTATATACCTTACATGCTTGGAGATATGGCTCCGAGCACGACGAATACAGTAGTTACACATTACACGAGATACAGTAATACTGTACCCGAGACATACCTCAATCCGTCGTGCTGTCCGTGATGAGTCAAGCTGAGTGTTAGACCGTTGTCGACCGGGTCCATTAAAATTGCAGCGATGTTCGTGTACGGGTACTCGGCGAGCACGACCTTATCCGCAGGCCGCACTAGTACTACTCCTTCGGCTCCTACTccgaggagaacgtttggaccTATAAAAGACAttcaatttgttaaaatatattgaaaaaattaatattatgtaaggaATATTTCACGTTTTTGCGTGTAAGTGGCACGcgctttcgtttttttttttaaattatattttaattatttcaaatacaacCTAAGACaagaaattatattgatataagtatatatataaataaataaaatgttatttatcttaaagcactttttgaaaatatataagaattagtTTAAAGAAATGAAACCTTACCGTGAGCCCAATATCCCTTGTAGGTTACTGGGAATAGGGTAACTCCATACAATGGATACTGCATCACACAAGATAGATATAATGCCTTCGCAGTTAGTTCCGCTCTGCCGGCTCCATACTGGCGATGTGCTTGAGCGAGAATCGTCGCCTGCGCAGAGACAAAAGACATGTCACCTAACTATTAATTAGCGATTTAATTTATAGCATACTGTCGTTACGAACGTGATGTCTACATTTAAAGTTCAAGGTCAACAGGGTTTAGGTAAAAATGCATAATctttatatactggtggtaggcacaagggtcataacatcttagttcccaaggttggtggcgcattgacgatgtaagcgatggttaacatttcttacaatgccaatgtctatgggcgttggtgaccacttaccatcagatggaccatatgctcgtcctacctatactatataaaaaaaaaattgatacatgAAGAAAAATTTTCAACCTAACTTACATGTTCAATATCTTGATCGAAAAAGTTAGATGTTATTACACGTGTGACATCTAAAATAGACCTTATTTTCTAAACACCGTAAAGTCGAATATCGTTTGTTCTGTTGAgttgtttagtttatttatttcgaactCCAAGATGGTCATTGCtgtttattgttatgtttctgcatatataaattatgttctcTATTTGAAATAATGTTTCTTACGAATACTTTTGAAACATAAATtcgaaaaatgtatttatataatgaagcaATCGTAAAATTTATGTGATTAACATTAGTTCAGTTAATATACATGAATGAGACTCACCCACTGGTGCGGTGGGCGCTGCTTGGCGATGCGCGGCGGCAGAAACTGGTCGGGGTGCGCGTAGTAGGCGCGCGTGTGCGGGGGCGGCGGGCTGGGCGGCGGCTCGCCTAGCGACACCTGCGCCTGCAACCCCGCCAGCTGCAGCGCCACCTTCTCGGATACCGGGAACTCGTCCATCTGGGCGAAGGTaggaaaaataatacaattaatattatacggcATATAACATCCCAAAATTTAGATGGTTTTTTAGATGAATTGCGATAATGTGTTCCAATTTAATTCTAGTgcaataaaagaataaaaaattacatacaatcaGCTACTTTTGTGGGTTGAGATATTAATACGCAGGAATACTTTTGCTCTGCCAGGATAAATACAACAGCATTTTCACCTTAACAACGCTGTGCACGGCCTGTGCATAGAGCAGCGCCACCTCGACGGGATCGTGTGGTAGCTCGCGACCACCACGGAACAGCCGGCGCTTGAACACGAAGCGATTGTCCGCAGACCCGCCACCTGGACCTTGTTGCCTATTCAACGGATAATATGCTATTGATTGGTAGGTGAGatgtagataatatatttaatttgtatattaccTTCTAACTtttgaaaacaaatacatatcaaccactttttatgttttgttcatcCTTACAAACATTATGCAACAAGTGCATGGTCCAAATTTGAATGACTCAGCTTctagaaaaaatataagaaaatatggataaattgaaaattttcacaATAACTTACATCTCCCAGGCCGCGATTACGTCGTAAAGATACTGCGTCGCTCGCACGTGTTCCTCTGTCCCCGCACGCTGCTGGTAGACGGCCCAGCCGGCCCTGGCCTGCGGGGCCAGACCCAGCTTGTCAGCGAGCCTGGCCGCGGCCGCAGCCGCCGTATCGGCGGGGTGCACGTCTATCGCTTTCGTCCGTCCGTCCAGGAAGAAGAAACGGCAGACGATCGTTCCGAGCCGACGCATGGCCTGAAGGAAAGCGACTCTCGTCAACCACACTACATTTCAAAAGTCTACGCTAATCATTTTTTGCGCAGAGGGAGGAGGTCCGTACTGACCGCGATTTCCACCGTGCTGGGCGGCAGCaggcgcggcgcggcgcccCGGCAGTTGTCGAGGCACCACTGCGCGCAgtgcgcggcgcgcgcgccgcccgtgACGGACGCCACGGACGTGACGGAGCCGGCGGACGCGGGCgacgcggcggcgcgcgcgcgcacgCGCAGCCACGCGCAGTAGTAGCGCGCCAGCCCGCGGCTGGGCTGCCACGCCACCGCGCACAGGCACAGCACCAGCCACACGCGCTCCGCCCACTCCTCCACGGGACACTCCGTTATCTAGGCGGACAATTATAATTGCAGCGTCcactttaatttacattaaatatgattatatttgtaaaaactgACTCAATCGTtttcaaaaatatcaataaaacgataaaataatttattattcctgTTATGTATTGTTCCTTACTTGTCGAACACATTGCACCAATATCTCGTCCCTCAGCTCCTCGCGCTCCAGTCCTTTGCCAATTATAGATTGGATAACCTGAGTCTCCTTCTCCGCGGTTAGTTCGCCTCTCATATAACGACATAAATCCTGTtgaaataaactgagatttagcTAAAATTCTGCAATAACTAAAGTATCCACTTTATAtgaagaaaatttataatagtttcttttataaagatattaattaatttaatgaatttctGTAAAATTATCAAAACGTAATATTGTCCATTGTTGTCGTCATGAAGCAAtttgatttagttttaaaaaaagataaagacttaaaaaatatatttaataaatattgtaatgttaaaCCATTGCACGCTGTTTTTTTGCTGCTGTGTTGCCATATAAATTGTGCATTTACGTATAATTATCATTGGCcgttaatattgtattgtatatttatgacGCTTTCAAATTACCCGGAATATGTTAACAGCCGCTGTAACGCTATCAGGGTCGTGCAGCTGTATGTGTGAGGTGGGAATGTTGTTTCCTTTGTGGTAAGTGATCATCTCTCCTTTAGTTAATAGCTCCATTGATTTACTTTTTCGCGTCAGTGTTGCCATAATTGTAcctaaaacaaaattcaaatgtgacaaactataatttaaaatatgtctatttatatatttaatgataatgcaaaaataaaaatgtgtatatttttaatttaagcccTTGATATTCGGGTAAGACTTAAAATCAACGTCCTttgtcttatttaataaatagagcAATATATAATTGAAGCTTTAGTTTACGTATATAAACAACAGTgccatatattattcatatactaTAAGATAAAAGCCATACCTTCAGGTGACCTTGGATGATCGTTGAAGTATAGTTTAGCGAACTCGGTGAGGTCGGTGGCCGAGTCTGATGGCGCTTCAGTGTTGGTGGGCGGCGCCTCGAGCTGGTGCAGTCGACGCTCTACTCGCTCTTTGCGGCGCGCATTGCGTTCTGTATTCTATGGGTATAGACATAAGGTCATTTTTGGTAGAATTGTAATAAAACGTACATTGGAGGTCACTGTGGCAGTTTATGAtgcgttcatttttattttccataattaggattaataataacaagtatTTGTTGCATTAAAATACTGaaaatacaaagtttaaataatattaatcgttgcattttaaaatattttggaaacggaaattaagaattattaagtattttgttaaaGTTCTCACATTACAATCTCCATTTAGTGTAGGCGGTGGGCTCATACAAGAGTCTGAAAGCAGGGTGGGTGAAGAGATGTCGTTCATTTCTGGTGATGTCACGTTACTAGGGAGTGGTGGCAGAGGTACGTCAGGCTCCATATCTGATTCTTTGGTAGGTATAAATCTAGAGTAATGAATaaacagataaattaaaatttatttatttaatgaaattcatAAAAATTGATAAGCTgaagtttaaaaatgtttggCTCTAGCTGACGTaagtatgaattatataaacatttagaacgtgtaaactatttattacgttttattgtatattttaatatcaaaattatttaataatataagtgtaaatGCCATAccataaaatcatattttatattttttgcgatattttatatgttgttaTGCGATGATcgaatatttaatcattatttttttaacaacataCCCATTACTTTCTGGTGGGTTAGCAGGTGGTGGCGGTGGGGATGTCAGCGGTGGCGGTTCGGTGTTCGGACGCGGTATCACGGCTTCGTATATCGGTTCCTTATCCTTAATAACAGCTACTTTTCCGTTTGGTATTATACCATTTGTCAGCTCTGGTGGAGTTGTGTCTGAAGAGagaatagttatttattatttttattctgttaaCCAGGTAGGATCACCAACATTAAATTTGTCAATTGCTATAGAAATAAACTACACAATACCTTTGCCTGAAGGCGGTGGTGGTGGAGGCCCAGCCGGTTCAGGTAGCGAACAAGCCGGTGGTGATGGGAACACAGGTGAATCATCCACCGAGGGGTCCAAGGCAGGTGGCGGTGGCATTATGAGCGATGAAGACATAGGATCGCTCATGCCATTGGTCAACGATGAACTCATGTCAAACGGTGATATACCATTGGACATTCCGTTTGTCAGGGATGAGCTCATATTCGATGCCGGTTGGTTAATAGATTGTAAGGCCAGAGTGCTCGGAGGAGGAGGAGGGATGGCGTCGGACGGCGCTCCGTCCGGCTTCCGCTGTGCCTCGGTGTGGGCTATGGTTAACTCGTCTACTTGTTCAGCGAGCACGTTCtccaactttaaataataaatacaaattgtgtTACTTagcacattgtttttattattaactaattgaattttatttgtatctgaGGAAGGAATTTTCCTGACCTCCTGATGCAGATCATCCGCCAGACGCTCCATTGAGTCTCCTATCTCTGCAATGGTTGGCTGGTGCGCGGACTGGCCGTCGGGGGCGCCTCGCTGGGCGGGAACGTCCGCCAGGAAATCGAACAGGTTGTCGAGGTTGACGGAGTCAGCTCGCGCGCCGGCGCAAGATATGCCGCGGAGCTGATCCGCCATACTTTCTAGTTCAGCCCGCTCCTGTTCCGCTTTTTCTGCgagactattaataaaaatacaagtttttattaatagtctcgcagaaaaattaaattgtaaaatataggTTACCAGCGACAGAGATTAATCCTATTAATTGGTTTATgtcatttacaaattaattgaattagttTATTTCCATCGTCCCATAATATTGATTAAATCTGATTACCTATTACGTTCCTCTCTCAGTTTGATCTCCTGGTTGACCCTCTTCATTTCCCTCAAGGCGGCCGCGACCTCTCTAGCGAAGGCGCCGCGAAGGTGTCGCTGCAAGGTGAGCGCCGATCTGCGCAGGCGCAGGAAAGCGGCTCGCTCGAACCAGCCGCGCCACGCCGCTTGCAGCACGATGGCTGCACGTCTCCATTGTAAGTATTGACGACGTTTAACCGAACCTTTGTACCactgaaaatatataacaaaattattattattatttttattatcgtatttacaaaaaatctcTCAATTTGCATTCGCATTGTTTTGGAATTAAAGTCTATCGTGTTatggtattaaataatataataaagtttaccTTCTGTATTAGCAATGCTGATGATTGCAATAACGCTGTCCTCTTAGCCTCCAGCGGACCGTGCACAGAGCTTCTCATAAATATCTTCGTATGACCAATTTGCCAATCGTCGGTCGGTGCGTGGACAAGACACATTATGGTCCTGcaagaaaaaagtaatatttcctATTtcgtaaatagtaaaatttcaattaacactaacaaaaaaaacttgtaaattattattgtaaactgTACAGCAATCAATCGAGCAAATGTtcaaatctatacatataaatatataaatatatagacataTTGTATAGAGTTACAAGAATATACAGACGATCAAAAAGCGTGAAGTTCGTATTCGTTCCTTCCCATGTTATGACCTAACAAATAATTTGTcaacaataaataagattaactAACTAGTTTCAGCCGGTTCTCTTGAATatacattccaaaccggtgttagttttaaattaaatttaatcatatatactttattaataaaatgaaaatgactATTAATAATAACCTACTTGGataaagaataatttgtatagaattaaaaaaaaaaaattgctcatAAGATTGCATGTCGAACTCACGCTATATCCGGATCGGTCGGCCTGGGATGAGGCAGCAAACACCGGTAGCGCGCTTTGAACATCGGCGCAGGCAAGTGTACGGGGAAACCGTCTCGTCTGATGCGCACGATTTCGTTCATACCGAGGTACCGTAGCTGTTCTAATACGAGCTGATCGTTGTACTTGCCCGCCACTTTGTTTTCATTCGGTTTAATGCAACGGACATACCTGCCATAAAGGAACCGGTTAAAACCAGTTTATAATCacttttatcgaataaataaatatgaaaaattattttgtgtgtaatatttttattatttataaattagtaataaagaACGAACCAGACGTCAGTAACTTGAAGCATATCTACAAGCGACTGAAGTTGCGCTCGGAATGTATCGACGACAGTCGGGCGGCCTTTCGAGGTGCCTCTCTGCGTCGTGCTTGTTGAACCGGGACTTGACAAGGATATATCCTAGGAGACAaagagtttaatttattaagtcatATCGAACCACCATAAAACACACTGAAATCATCTTGTGGAAACTTGCatatgatgaaattttgtcacatatgtattcaaACACGCATTAGTGCGTGTTAACCCCAAACGTTCTCAAGAACAGACGAggcctttattatttaatttgtgtcgTTATAATATCGTATAGCAATTATGGTATATTCTCACGTGTCCAGGCGGTCCCAAATCTTGCACGTAATCCGCCAATTCCCGAACAAAAGGATTAGCGGATCTGCTCAGGTGGTCTATGAACGCATCCTGCTGGGTGTCCCTATTCTTGTCGACGAAGCCGTGCACGCTGTAGCTGACGGTACCGGCGTAGTGTTGCACACCAAACTCCTCCTCCCACTTTCGTCTCGAGCCCTTGACAAAGCTCTGGTGTTCACCGAACTCGCCTTGTATATTTGTTAGATAAGCTCCGTCAGATccctgtaaatatttaaaatgataatccaTGAATATACTACACGCGATAGAAGCGACAGATATGAGAGGTAGAGACGTTTTAGTCAATTATTACTCATAGAAACGAGTTACTCATATTCTACcttgaaaaatatttgacagtaaataatattataacttgtctgaccatttctttttttatattgaaaactatAAACAATTATAGGTCTTATCAGGTttgggttatttttttatttcaaacttatggtattttttttttactctgaCTGTCAATAACTAAGCGTTATGCTTTTATATTCTatgttaaataaagaaacattaattgaaatttaaaaaaaatcttggcgTTACgagatatatgtttatttaaagagtGATTTTTTgctgaacaaaaatatattagataagtAATTGGACAGATTACCTTTGGCATGTGACATTGTTCACTGAGCAACTTGAGCAGACTTCTCGGCGGTTTTTCTAATAGTTCTAAGCAGGCAGCATTGTCGGTGAACTGTATCTGGCTGTACTTGATTCCTTCTTGGCGATACTGTGATAACATTATGagaaatcatatataaatttatttctttcttcatAAGACACTTTTGTCAgtgcttttaatattatatgatttgatattttatggcttcggtacattttaattattgatgaaATTGATTGTGGTTATCTAATGTACACAATgagtgtaatttatataaaattagttccaaatcattatatgattttttttttaaattaaaaatgacttACTATTTCTTGTTCGAGCGCGAAAACGTAGTTATTGAAGAACATATGAAGCTTTTCATTGGCATAGTTGATACATAGTTGCTCCAGAGAATTGGAGGCGAAGTTCTCGAAGCCAAATATGTCGAGCACCCCGAGGGCTCGCCGCGCCTCCCGCCCGGGCGCGGAGCAGCTGTTGACGTGCCGGACGAGCCACGCGAACGTGCGAGCGTACAGCGCGCGCGCCATCGCGTGACGGTTTTCACGTGCCTGGAAAATATTTACTGTTTGGTCTATTTCTTTTAGTTTCTTCTTATTCTAATCTAATGGATACCAgttgattaaaaacaaaactacaaGCTTTTATATCACTTCGCCATCGCTATTAAGACTAAATATCttctaaatgaatttaaaacaaatccCATTGattttcgtatataatataatacataaataaagtcGCATTATAAGTTCTGGGAACAATATTATCTAATTATCTATaggttagtataaaaaatcattaatggtaacttcttttaaattatttattaacaatactaagtaattgaAACGCATCAGACTTATTCtgaattataaatttcttaataatttatcattattataattttaaagtatcgAATTCGTGGTTACTGAAATTGtttatccggctcgaaggatcAATACTTGATTTTCAGGGGGTGATGTATGATTATGTCTTACTTCGTGTAATCGAAGTGGTATGTCGGTAACGTTCCCTCGAACATTGATCTGTCTTTCCAATAACACCCGCTGAGCAGTAGGGGGCGCCAGGCCTAACAGATTAGCGACTGCATCCACAGCTTCCGCGTCTTCTGGCGCCAAGGTAGTCCGTTCG
The Nymphalis io chromosome 19, ilAglIoxx1.1, whole genome shotgun sequence DNA segment above includes these coding regions:
- the LOC126775755 gene encoding myosin-I heavy chain, whose protein sequence is MEERDKDEESGVPDMTMMPQITEQAINDNLKRRYIHDLIYTYTGSILVAVNPYKELGCYNLEDMQNYRGKAIGSLSPHVFALAESAYSSLQNGEKNQSVVISGESGAGKTETTKLILQYLCAAGGQASWAEQQILEANTVLEAFGNAKTVRNDNSSRFGKFVEVRLDHRGGIRGAVLRDFLLERARITGPAPRETNYHVFYQLVEGAKHNAELRSTLRLRDGVQFKYLRPEDDEARKGRGGEQGKLEALQLALTVLQVPLHMCEGLFKVLAAVLWLGNIQFQDVDGERTTLAPEDAEAVDAVANLLGLAPPTAQRVLLERQINVRGNVTDIPLRLHEARENRHAMARALYARTFAWLVRHVNSCSAPGREARRALGVLDIFGFENFASNSLEQLCINYANEKLHMFFNNYVFALEQEIYRQEGIKYSQIQFTDNAACLELLEKPPRSLLKLLSEQCHMPKGSDGAYLTNIQGEFGEHQSFVKGSRRKWEEEFGVQHYAGTVSYSVHGFVDKNRDTQQDAFIDHLSRSANPFVRELADYVQDLGPPGHDISLSSPGSTSTTQRGTSKGRPTVVDTFRAQLQSLVDMLQVTDVWYVRCIKPNENKVAGKYNDQLVLEQLRYLGMNEIVRIRRDGFPVHLPAPMFKARYRCLLPHPRPTDPDIATIMCLVHAPTDDWQIGHTKIFMRSSVHGPLEAKRTALLQSSALLIQKWYKGSVKRRQYLQWRRAAIVLQAAWRGWFERAAFLRLRRSALTLQRHLRGAFAREVAAALREMKRVNQEIKLREERNSLAEKAEQERAELESMADQLRGISCAGARADSVNLDNLFDFLADVPAQRGAPDGQSAHQPTIAEIGDSMERLADDLHQELENVLAEQVDELTIAHTEAQRKPDGAPSDAIPPPPPSTLALQSINQPASNMSSSLTNGMSNGISPFDMSSSLTNGMSDPMSSSLIMPPPPALDPSVDDSPVFPSPPACSLPEPAGPPPPPPSGKDTTPPELTNGIIPNGKVAVIKDKEPIYEAVIPRPNTEPPPLTSPPPPPANPPESNGFIPTKESDMEPDVPLPPLPSNVTSPEMNDISSPTLLSDSCMSPPPTLNGDCNNTERNARRKERVERRLHQLEAPPTNTEAPSDSATDLTEFAKLYFNDHPRSPEGTIMATLTRKSKSMELLTKGEMITYHKGNNIPTSHIQLHDPDSVTAAVNIFRDLCRYMRGELTAEKETQVIQSIIGKGLEREELRDEILVQCVRQITECPVEEWAERVWLVLCLCAVAWQPSRGLARYYCAWLRVRARAAASPASAGSVTSVASVTGGARAAHCAQWCLDNCRGAAPRLLPPSTVEIAAMRRLGTIVCRFFFLDGRTKAIDVHPADTAAAAAARLADKLGLAPQARAGWAVYQQRAGTEEHVRATQYLYDVIAAWEMQQGPGGGSADNRFVFKRRLFRGGRELPHDPVEVALLYAQAVHSVVKMDEFPVSEKVALQLAGLQAQVSLGEPPPSPPPPHTRAYYAHPDQFLPPRIAKQRPPHQWATILAQAHRQYGAGRAELTAKALYLSCVMQYPLYGVTLFPVTYKGYWAHGPNVLLGVGAEGVVLVRPADKVVLAEYPYTNIAAILMDPVDNGLTLSLTHHGQHDGLRCIVLECAQKAEAAWLMAAYSPLLGGGLAEEAPRRAAPAAERARLAAALRAARRALVDSALLRRPQDLSAGGFLRNTLRRLSKHRLERVRLDISAETQGECYKGFPAAYWCWARSLPHSLTKLNEAEEVAAMQIFKDIMSHAGLTGNEGSTTNLANNNSVSSHESDSDDRVALAQALLQRCLQKDTLLCELYAQLIKQTTEHPEPNSRVSARHWALLCAAVGAALPPAKPLRRLLLAHLRYRAAALHAAEEGKFARRAEQVALSIAQVPRRLAAPSKEELLCAAARRPMHVRVLLLDGKQHGLVFGPAATADHLVAMLRDKIGLTDAATGYALYEVCANSSPAGAGERALGGAERVGDVLARWEKAGATAAACRLVFKKRLFLGERPLHTACVAEMELLYYQVLHAVRHDRLPIETDEAVMLAALHAQVVKGDCLGGGEECSAAAGAVLPARLATPALPAPAVRLHHLALRGTEPHAAMQRALTLASSWPLTRATIFDVMQSFTSNWPRALWLAVDARGLTLLRRGARAALVSHDHDQLLAVSPAPRALLLVTRADRKHAKLVLSTDQAYQIATLIKDYIEAVRGPVCPAVPQPAARPAAS